A portion of the Caenorhabditis elegans chromosome III genome contains these proteins:
- the Y54F10AR.1 gene encoding Phosphatidylinositol transfer protein N-terminal domain-containing protein (Confirmed by transcript evidence) — MIIKEYRVVLPMSVEEYQVGQLWSVAEASKAETGGGEGVEVLKNEPFDNVPLLNGQFTKGQYTHKIYHLQSKVPAILRKIAPKGSLAIHEEAWNAYPYCKTVVTNPDYMKENFYVKIETIHLPDNGTTENAHGLKGDELAKREVVNINIANDHEYLNSGDLHPDSTPSKFQSTKTGRGPLSGNWKDSVQPVMCAYKLVTVYFKWFGFQKIVENYAHTQYPRLFSKFHREVFCWIDKWHGLTMVDIREIEAKAQKELEEQRKSGQVRGMNG, encoded by the exons ATGATTATCAAGGAGTA ccgagTTGTGCTTCCAATGTCCGTCGAAGAGTACCAAGTAGGCCAGCTCTGGTCTGTGGCCGAGGCCTCAAAAGCCGAAACGGGTGGCGGTGAAGGTGTGgaagtgctcaaaaatgagCCATTTGACAATGTTCCACTGCTCAATGGACAATTCACGAAAGGACAATATACTCATAAGATTTATCATCTTCAATC gaaagtCCCGgcaattttgcgaaaaatcgcGCCAAAAGGTTCTCTGGCTATCCACGAAGAAGCATGGAATGCCTATCCGTACTGTAAGACGGTTGTCACGAATCCAGACTATATGAAAGAGAATTTCTATGTGAAAATTGAGACAATCCACTTGCCGGACAACGGAACGACCGAAAATGCGCACGGTTTGAAGGGCGATGAGCTGGCGAAACGAGAAGTTGTCAATATTAATATTGCAAATGATCACGAGTATTTGAATTCCGGAGATTTGCATCCAGACTCCACTCCATCCAAATTTCAGAGCACAAAAACCGGGCG cggTCCTTTATCTGGAAATTGGAAGGATAGTGTACAGCCTGTAATGTGTGCCTACAAGCTTGTTACAGTCTATTTCAAGTGGTTTggattccagaaaattgtcgaaaactACGCGCATACG caatacCCTCGCCTGTTCTCGAAATTCCATCGGGAAGTATTCTGCTGGATCGATAAATGGCACGGCCTTACAATGGTCGATATTCGAGAAATCGAGGCAAAAGCCCAGAAAGAGCTCGAAGAGCAAAGGAAGAGTGGACAAGTTCGTGGAATGAATGGATAA
- the Y71H2B.8 gene encoding FTH domain-containing protein (Confirmed by transcript evidence) — protein sequence MDSKSKPMTVFSIESVLSQFSIKKLWEIRSKNEVLRNISDKMDPNKTNKWPVKLIKIDGNEISKPDGFTTEGHVTIKGFRQTRWMVPQIFRIIDSSQEVLEKSLIPVAESFCKKMASIEISSSESVTDKYIKTAFNLINNSPKLQVLSLHVNNLSERHLLDVLNRLKLQENGKDTLSLSLNSSTELTSRFISEVLKTGLPNLNILVKAPHPGEALVVNRAAIVQFFENYEPAENVPGINRSLIFDTMEETLVESIFDDLKRMHPTTSNVYLENGALMFCTHGPKYWIRFEVWFPGR from the exons ATGGATTCAAAATCCAAACCAATGACTGTATTCTCAATAGAATCAGTGCtcagccaattttcaattaagaaATTATGGGAAAttcgatcaaaaaatgaagtgTTACGGAATATCAGTGATAAAATGGATCCCAATAAAacaaa caaatggCCAGTAAAGCTTATTAAAATCGACGGGAACGAAATTTCTAAGCCGGACGGATTTACGACAGAAGGACAT GTAACAATAAAAGGATTTAGACAGACGAGATGGATGGTTCcgcaaatttttcgaattatcgATTCCAGTCAAGAAGTTCTCGAAAAATCGCTAATTCCGGTTGCCGaatcattttgtaaaaaaatggcTTCa ATTGAAATCTCATCATCGGAAAGTGTGACCGACAAATACATAAAGACCGCTTTCAATCTTATTAACAATAGTCCTAAGCTCCAAGTGTTAAG CTTACATGTCAATAATTTATCTGAAAGACATTTGCTCGACGTTTTGAATCGACTGAAGTTGCAAGAAAATGGGAAGGATACGCTAAGTCTCAG CTTGAACTCCAGCACCGAGCTCACTTCGAGATTTATCAGTGAGGTTCTGAAAACGGGATTGCCGAATCTCAATATTCTCGTCAAAGCACCGCATCCGGGAGAAGCCCTTGTTGTTAACAGAGCAGCAATTGTACAATTTTTCGAG aactacGAACCTGCTGAAAATGTGCCAGGAATCAATCGTAGTTTAATATTCGATACAATGGAAGAAACACTGGTGGAATCAATATTTGATGATCTTAAAAGAATGCATCCAACGACTAGCAACGTGTATCTTGAAAACGGTGCTCTGATGTTCTGTACCCACGGGCCCAAGTATTGGATTCGATTCGAAGTTTGGTTTCCAGGAAGATAA